CATACAAGAGCACCACGCTGGACGATCTGCGGCACGCCAAGGCAGGGCTTTCGGCGATCGTCGATCTGGAACTGGGCCTGCACATTCAGTACTGCGAGGAGTGGGGCATCAGTGAGCAGGAATTGCAGGCCTTGCCGGAAGCGCGCGCAACACTGGCATACACCCGCTATGTGCTCGACACTGGCAACCGCGGAGACCTGCTCGACCTGCACGTGGCGTTGGCACCCTGCCTGGTCGGTTACGGTGAAATCGCCAACTGGCTCAACACCCGGGCGCAAACGCTGCGCGGTGAGCAGAATCCCTATGATGCCTGGATTGGGATGTACGAGAGCGCCGAGTTTCAGGTGGCGATGCATGCCGAGATCGACTGGCTGAACCGGGAACTGGCAGACGTAACCCCTAGACGCTTCGAGCGCCTGGCGCGGATCTTCAGCGACGCCACCCGGCTGGAAATTGATTTCTGGGCCATGGGGCTGGAGCTTCGCCAGTAGCGATAGGTTGCATGGAGGGGGTCATGGAAAAGGAGGAGGAAGATTACGAAGTGCTCAGGGCAGGTAAGCGTCCTGAGTATGAACAAACTGATCAAATTCGGCCGAATTGTATATCGCCAAACAGGCATGAAAGGCGCTGTTGCCGTTGCCGGACTTCATAGGTGAGCCATCAGCGGCGTAGCGATTTAGA
This genomic stretch from Halopseudomonas pelagia harbors:
- the tenA gene encoding thiaminase II; the protein is MPYTFEHLKQHCQHEWDAYIQHDFVIQLGEGRLAPESFRHYLKQDYLFLIQFARAFALAAYKSTTLDDLRHAKAGLSAIVDLELGLHIQYCEEWGISEQELQALPEARATLAYTRYVLDTGNRGDLLDLHVALAPCLVGYGEIANWLNTRAQTLRGEQNPYDAWIGMYESAEFQVAMHAEIDWLNRELADVTPRRFERLARIFSDATRLEIDFWAMGLELRQ